The sequence GGATTATCCTGTTTGGCACCGCCAATACCAACAATGGTAAATAGGTGCTTGTTTACGCTGAGGCTATCGGCATTGAGTTTTGAGTGAAAGAAGTGTTTGGACTGGAAGCGATAGCCCATACCCATGTACATCGTAGGCATGTTAAGCCCCGCATTCGGTTTCTCAAACGATCCGTTGGAAAGGTGGGAGAGGGAGATGCCCGCTTTTACATTCAGCCGGTCGGAAATGGTGTAACGGTATTCACCCAAAAAGTTAATGGCTGCATTAAGGTGCGTGCTAATCCCAATATTCTTGTAGTTGGTTACCCGATTAAATGTTTTTGTTACATAGCCTATTCCCGGTGCTAGACGAAAGAAAAATGCCGATCTAGAATCGCGCCCACTCAATGTGAAGTTAAAGGTGGGCATAATACAGTAAGCTTGTCCAAGGTAGGTAGGGCTTCCCAAATCGAAGTGAATAAACATGATCCCTAACTCTGGATAACCAAAGCTCGCTGCCCATTTTTTGTCTTGTGAGGGCTGGTGTGTAAAGGCAATCTCAAAAGCACTTAGATGACGTTGTTGCAGAATTCGCATCTCATTATGATGGTATGCGAGAAATCCATAGTGTGTACGAAAAGATAGTTCAAAGGGATTATTTTCAATGTTCTTTTCCTGAGCCTGTAGCGTAAAAGTGCTTGCAACACACAGAAAAAAAACAGCATACAGCTGTTTCAATAACATGACCAAATAATTAGTTTGGCAAAATTAAAAAAAAAGCCGGCTTAACTAAA is a genomic window of Williamwhitmania sp. containing:
- a CDS encoding acyloxyacyl hydrolase yields the protein MLLKQLYAVFFLCVASTFTLQAQEKNIENNPFELSFRTHYGFLAYHHNEMRILQQRHLSAFEIAFTHQPSQDKKWAASFGYPELGIMFIHFDLGSPTYLGQAYCIMPTFNFTLSGRDSRSAFFFRLAPGIGYVTKTFNRVTNYKNIGISTHLNAAINFLGEYRYTISDRLNVKAGISLSHLSNGSFEKPNAGLNMPTMYMGMGYRFQSKHFFHSKLNADSLSVNKHLFTIVGIGGAKQDNPIGSKRYPVWSISGELTWPSRPFQRFGFGLDYMHDGSNKENLQSNGIPVHSNIEVMRIGANLRYEFQVGRASINLGIGPYLYRLDKTGGPFYERLALRYFFAQNIFGQIALKTHWGNADYVEYGVGIRL